A single genomic interval of Candidatus Desulfatibia profunda harbors:
- a CDS encoding AarF/ABC1/UbiB kinase family protein, whose product MKGLWRFGKITRVLIRHGFSDIVERLLKRPAIKSEYPEDQLLASKNGFPSPQRVRLALEELGPSFIKLGQLMSTRADLFPTEYIEEFTKLQDRVPAVPFNIIKTVIQEELGRPLEEIFDEFNPESAAAASVAQVHIAKLFSGRPVAVKVIRPKIDKQIRQDIRLMYYLAKRAEKIFEIARVIGAVNLVKEFERIIFKELDMIIEAGSIEKFAVNFKDSDEIYIPEVYWDYTTKSVLTMEHIPGFKMDQVEAIRSHGIDPKEIALIGLRSFSRQLMDFGFFHADPHSGNTIVMYDGRVSLIDFGITGYLDDETMHQVANLFLGYAEHDYDMVMEALEDAKIINQETMDLASFRIDLKDMSEPFYGRSLQTISVKDVYDQVIQLVFKYRIRLPRNLLLLFKTFIQTEALGKILGSDASLLEVAKPYAEKLLQRGYETRKLYKNIRKDFLSVGNYMKTVPKFVHDILKQTARGKQQIELKHSGFQQISTQFEKGINRLIIGLIISASLIAAAMVLNSSQRVLEFSVSLLGLEKISVLTLLGFTGYVIATALGAWLVVVILRSKRL is encoded by the coding sequence GTGAAGGGATTATGGAGATTCGGCAAAATAACCAGAGTCCTGATCAGGCATGGTTTCAGTGATATTGTCGAACGGCTTTTAAAAAGACCGGCAATAAAGTCGGAATATCCGGAAGACCAATTATTGGCTTCAAAAAACGGATTCCCTTCGCCGCAGCGTGTCCGCCTGGCGCTGGAAGAACTGGGTCCGAGTTTCATCAAGCTCGGACAGTTGATGAGCACGCGGGCCGACCTTTTTCCGACCGAATATATTGAAGAATTTACCAAACTGCAGGACCGGGTTCCGGCGGTGCCCTTCAACATCATCAAAACGGTCATACAGGAGGAACTCGGGCGCCCGCTGGAAGAGATTTTCGATGAGTTTAACCCCGAATCGGCCGCCGCCGCTTCCGTAGCCCAGGTTCATATTGCCAAACTCTTTTCCGGCCGGCCGGTTGCCGTCAAAGTCATCCGGCCTAAAATCGACAAACAAATCCGGCAAGATATTCGCTTAATGTACTATCTGGCGAAGCGGGCGGAAAAAATTTTTGAAATCGCCCGTGTCATCGGCGCCGTCAACCTGGTGAAAGAATTCGAACGCATCATTTTCAAAGAACTCGATATGATCATTGAAGCGGGGAGCATCGAAAAATTTGCCGTCAACTTCAAGGACAGCGATGAAATCTACATTCCCGAAGTTTACTGGGATTACACCACCAAATCGGTTCTGACCATGGAGCATATTCCGGGATTTAAAATGGATCAGGTTGAGGCCATCAGGTCCCATGGTATCGATCCCAAAGAAATAGCGCTGATCGGTTTGCGTTCGTTTTCGCGGCAGTTGATGGATTTCGGTTTTTTTCATGCCGATCCGCATTCCGGCAATACGATTGTCATGTACGACGGTCGTGTCAGCCTGATCGATTTCGGTATCACCGGCTATCTTGATGACGAGACCATGCATCAGGTGGCCAATCTTTTTTTAGGCTATGCCGAACACGATTACGATATGGTGATGGAAGCGCTTGAAGATGCTAAAATCATAAACCAGGAAACCATGGATCTTGCTAGTTTTCGCATCGATCTCAAGGACATGAGCGAACCGTTTTACGGGCGCAGCTTGCAAACTATCTCGGTAAAAGATGTCTATGACCAGGTCATTCAACTGGTGTTTAAATACCGAATCAGATTGCCGCGAAATCTATTGCTGCTTTTTAAAACCTTCATTCAGACCGAGGCTCTCGGCAAGATACTCGGCAGCGACGCCAGTCTCCTTGAAGTTGCCAAGCCTTATGCTGAAAAGTTGCTCCAGCGCGGTTATGAAACCAGAAAATTGTACAAGAATATCCGCAAAGACTTTCTCTCCGTGGGCAACTACATGAAAACCGTGCCGAAGTTCGTCCATGATATCCTCAAACAGACCGCCCGGGGCAAACAGCAGATAGAACTTAAGCACAGCGGTTTTCAACAGATCAGTACTCAGTTCGAAAAAGGCATAAACCGCCTGATCATCGGTCTGATTATTTCCGCTTCCTTAATTGCTGCAGCCATGGTGTTGAATTCTTCTCAGAGAGTACTCGAGTTTTCGGTCAGCCTGTTGGGCTTGGAGAAGATATCCGTACTGACACTTTTAGGGTTTACCGGTTACGTTATCGCCACAGCATTAGGTGCCTGGCTCGTTGTCGTAATCCTTCGATCCAAAAGACTTTGA
- a CDS encoding redoxin domain-containing protein, which produces MKRVFLLSFGIWFALGLGGTVNATEDLMSAAGILKARIQMSAPDFTLEDVSGNRVSSRDCQGKIVLLSFWATW; this is translated from the coding sequence ATGAAAAGAGTTTTTCTTTTAAGTTTCGGAATTTGGTTCGCTCTTGGTCTTGGGGGAACCGTCAATGCAACCGAGGATTTGATGTCGGCCGCCGGTATCTTGAAAGCTCGGATCCAAATGAGTGCTCCGGACTTTACGCTTGAAGATGTTTCCGGCAATCGAGTCAGCTCACGCGACTGTCAAGGAAAAATCGTGCTGTTGAGTTTCTGGGCGACCTGGTGA
- a CDS encoding TlpA family protein disulfide reductase, which produces MAELYDEFQRDGFTILAVNIQESKDVVENYVKKENVRFPVLLDRDGNVAGKYGVRFQPDHFLINKQGELIGRAPGAKNWFSKEIRNLIRSLLSPE; this is translated from the coding sequence TTGGCAGAATTATACGATGAGTTTCAACGTGATGGTTTTACCATTCTTGCTGTCAATATCCAGGAGTCTAAAGATGTGGTCGAAAACTATGTGAAGAAGGAAAATGTTCGGTTTCCGGTTCTTTTGGACCGGGATGGAAACGTTGCCGGGAAATACGGCGTCAGATTCCAGCCGGACCACTTTCTCATCAACAAGCAAGGAGAGCTGATCGGCAGGGCCCCCGGTGCCAAAAACTGGTTTAGCAAAGAGATCCGTAATCTGATTCGATCCCTCCTTAGCCCGGAATGA